The DNA sequence GTGGGAAGCGGAGCCCGGCAAACCTGCCGACCACCTCACCTACGAAAACCCACGCACCGACGAGCTACTCACCGCCACCCTGCGCCACAAGCTCCGGCAGGCTGGACTGCCAGACGCGGGTGCATCCGTCCGCTTCGACCGGGACTACGCCGGGGCCAAAACCAAGCTGTTCCGCTATAAAGCCGTGCAGTGCCGCGCCAGCCAGTGCCCCGTCATCGTGACGGGCACGGCCGAGCAGATTCGGTTTGCCTGGTGCGTGGGGGTCGGGAATAGCACGGGGCTGGGGTGTGGGGCTTTGGAGTAGGGTTTTACACGATTTATTGAGTTTGCACTATGCTTTACGTGGTAAAGTACACAGGCCCGTTCGGCTATCTAAAGCCATGGACGGCTGTTCGGGATGGTGAGACATACTCCCAGCAATTCCTTACCCCCTCCGTCATTGAAGGAATGCGGCAGAAGCTGGGCGTGACACAGATCCTCCGTCATAAACTCAGTTACACCGGGTTGAGTATGCAGCAAGAGCAGACGCAGCCCCGTGGTTGGATTCATGAGAAGAAAAAGCAGCAGATGACGCGACCCCACGCTATTCTGGTGCGGGGAGTTCTGCTAGAACCGGAGCTACATCTGGCTTTTGCCAGCGCAGAGGATGCTGACCTAGCTGCGACCCAGCACCTGTGCTTGTGTCGTAACGAAGACATTGTGCTGCCTGTTGAGCACCGAACGTTGGAAGAAGCCGACTTTGATGCCTTGATCGGCTTCGAACTGCGGCCCGCTGACGCCTCCGAAACTGGAGCATTTCTGGTAGGTTTCAACCGCTTCGCGGAAGGTGCCCCAATGCACGGCCGCTTGGAAATTACCGGAAACCCTATTCGCCAGGTGGCAGCGGTATTATGAACACGGACGATATCCTAGCCAAGAGCGCCAGTCATGGGGGTGAGCTAAGTCTGGAAGATCATACCCGGCATGTGATGGAGGCCGCCGTCGCCGTGGCGCGGGCTACCGGGCACGATGAACGATTGGCGATGCTTGGAGCCGCACTACACGATTTAGGCAAGGCGCACCCGGCCTTCCAGAGCAAGCTACGGGCCATGAAAACCGTCCAGGCCTCCAATACCATCCTACACCGACATGAATTATCGTCGCTGGGGTTTCTGCCGCTGGTCGACAGAAGCGACTGGCCAGCTATCATCGATATGGTGGTGGCTCACCATAAGCCCATGCATCAGCCCAACGATATGTTCGGCAAAGGCATTCTGGACTTGGAAGACCGGAGCCACACCTGGCAGCAAGACCATCTGGCTGGTTGGGACGCCTGGGCACCCGGTGCGCTGGCCGTGCTGGAAAAGCTCGGCGTTGCCACCCACCCCATCCCCCGGGCCGAAGCCGAAACCGCCATACAATTTGCCGTGCAGCACTGCGAAACTAAGCGTAAAGGCTGGTCGGCATGGCGGGGCGTGTTGCAAGCCGCCGACCACTTCGCTTCCGCGCTGCAACATGATGCGGTCGGGCAACTGCCGACGCTTTTTGACGCACCGGACTTATCATTCTTCAACCGGACAGCCCCGCTCTACCCTCTTTCGCTGGAAGGTGCCGACCAACCTCAGCAGCATACGCTGATAGTGGCCCCTACGGGCGCGGGTAAAACCGATTATCTGCTGCGCCGGTGCCGGGGACGGGTATTCTATACATTGCCCTTTCAGGCATCCATTAACTCCATGTTCCGGCGAATGCTGGCAGCTAATACAGGGGGGCATGTGCGGCTACAACACGCTATTTCGCAGCTGGTGGAAGAACGGGGCGCGGTAGAAAAGCAGCTGCAATCCTTGGTGGGGGCTTCGGTGAAGGTGCTGACTCCTCATCAACTGGCGGCCGTCGTGTTCGGGACGCCGGGCTATGAGGCCGTGATACTGGACGTGCGCGGGGCCGACATTATTCTGGACGAGGTGCATACCTACGCGGCCCAGGCCCAGTCGATGGTACTGGAAATTGTGGCGGCGCTGGCCCGGTTGGGTTGCCGTATCCACATTGGCACGGCCACCATGCCCTCGGTACTGTACCAGGAGCTGCTGCGCCGCCTGGGTGGCCCGGCGGCCGTGGCGGAAGTAGCCTTACCCGCCGAAACCCTCCGGCAGTTTGACCGCCACGCAGTGCACAAGATTGCCCGCGACCCCGAAAACCCAGCTGCCTGGCCCGAGGAAGCCGACGATATCCTAGCAGCGGCGCTGGCAGCCGGCGAAAAGGTGCTGGTCATCTGCAACACGGTGCAAGGGGCGCAGCAGCGCTACAAGCAGCTTCGCCGCCAGTTTCCCGAAATCAAGCGCCTGCTGCTGCATAGCCGCTTCAAGCGCGGCGACCGGGCCGAGCGGGAGCAGCGCCTCGAACAAGACTTCAACGACCCCGCCAAGCCCGGTCCTTGCCTCGTGGTTTCCACGCAGGTAGTGGAAGTGAGTCTGGACATCAGCTTTGACCGGATGCTCACCGAAGCCGCGCCGCTGGATGCGCTGGTGCAACGCTTCGGGCGCGTGAACCGCCGCCGCACCACTGAAACCATCGGTAAGCTCAAGCCGGTCCACGTACTGGAACCCGCGCCCAGCTGCCTGCCCTACGACCGGGCCATCGTGCAGGCCAGCTTCGCTCAGCTGCCCGAACACGGGCAGGGACTCCCCGAGCAGGAACTGCAGGCTCGCATTGATATAGTATACCCAGCCCTGGAAGTGTCCAACATCAGTACCCACGTCATCTGGGATGGCGACCGGTGTAGGCTGCGGGAGCTATGCAATAATGCCCGCTCAGTATTGGTGGATGTACTCGATATCGAATCTACGGCTTGCATTCTGGAGGCTGACCGTCAAGCTTACCTTGATGCCAAGTGGGAAGCACGCACGATGCTGGAAATTCCAGTCAGCTGGCGCAGCATGTACGCCCACAAAACCAAATACGAGCGGCTGGAGGTCGGCAATATGCCCTTTGTGGTGCCCGGCAACGAGGACTACGAGGAACTAGGCCTCCAGTTTGAAGACCATGATTCATTTTTATAAACTCTTCCGCCATGTATACCAGCTATATCGGCCGGCGGCTGCTCATGCTTTACCGGGAGAGAACCGGCGAGGACCTGACGGCCCGGCAGTTTTTTGAGCAGCAGCTTTACCCGCTTTTCTATGCCCATAAGCGCTACCTGCAATGGGTGCCTAATTCTCCCTTCGCTCAAAAAGTAGCACAGGGCAACTTAGTTGCAGGTAAAACAGAGTCGGATATTCAGTTGGCGACATTCCACCATAAGGTTGCCTCTGTCGTTCCAGAT is a window from the Hymenobacter aquaticus genome containing:
- the cas3 gene encoding CRISPR-associated helicase Cas3', yielding MNTDDILAKSASHGGELSLEDHTRHVMEAAVAVARATGHDERLAMLGAALHDLGKAHPAFQSKLRAMKTVQASNTILHRHELSSLGFLPLVDRSDWPAIIDMVVAHHKPMHQPNDMFGKGILDLEDRSHTWQQDHLAGWDAWAPGALAVLEKLGVATHPIPRAEAETAIQFAVQHCETKRKGWSAWRGVLQAADHFASALQHDAVGQLPTLFDAPDLSFFNRTAPLYPLSLEGADQPQQHTLIVAPTGAGKTDYLLRRCRGRVFYTLPFQASINSMFRRMLAANTGGHVRLQHAISQLVEERGAVEKQLQSLVGASVKVLTPHQLAAVVFGTPGYEAVILDVRGADIILDEVHTYAAQAQSMVLEIVAALARLGCRIHIGTATMPSVLYQELLRRLGGPAAVAEVALPAETLRQFDRHAVHKIARDPENPAAWPEEADDILAAALAAGEKVLVICNTVQGAQQRYKQLRRQFPEIKRLLLHSRFKRGDRAEREQRLEQDFNDPAKPGPCLVVSTQVVEVSLDISFDRMLTEAAPLDALVQRFGRVNRRRTTETIGKLKPVHVLEPAPSCLPYDRAIVQASFAQLPEHGQGLPEQELQARIDIVYPALEVSNISTHVIWDGDRCRLRELCNNARSVLVDVLDIESTACILEADRQAYLDAKWEARTMLEIPVSWRSMYAHKTKYERLEVGNMPFVVPGNEDYEELGLQFEDHDSFL